One genomic segment of Methanothermococcus okinawensis IH1 includes these proteins:
- the dnaG gene encoding DNA primase DnaG gives MELGTTKYIIYAELMANGYVEKHDIIGAIFGQTEGLLSSDLDLRDLQKSGRIGRIDVELDNTNGKSYAKIVLPSSLDKVETAILAATLETIDRVGPCLATVKVLNVEDIRIKKRQYITNRAKELLKTLVDSMVDTYEITEEIKEYIRTEEIIEYGEDKLPAGPNIDNSDAIIVVEGRADVINLLRCGIKNAIAVEGTSIPKSIMELSRKKTTTIFTDGDRGGELILKEALQTCDIDYIARAPHGREVEELSKKEIVKYLRSKIPIEQYIQLNANKSSITNCCDTNISSKNGKTNEVIKETNLLNTYDICNKKATFKAAGSLINEERTTAIDNNNDDNINKYNKINVNNDVNNEYNYDNETNYNMNDIEDSSNVLNTSSDILENKENTTEIHNINNDYLQLDSYAPMSCEVFKTDDYEAQLNYIISSIREISGTNKVKIIGEGFEEVKSIEELCECADNLNIDFFISDMPITQKIVDLFYKNTSIMIGKEVDIAKKPANLRIFSYNNFKQHN, from the coding sequence ATGGAATTAGGAACAACAAAATATATTATTTATGCCGAGCTCATGGCAAATGGATATGTTGAAAAACACGATATCATTGGAGCAATATTTGGACAGACAGAAGGTCTTCTGAGTAGTGACCTTGATTTAAGGGACCTTCAAAAGAGCGGTAGAATTGGAAGAATAGATGTGGAGTTGGATAATACAAATGGTAAATCCTATGCTAAAATTGTTCTTCCATCGAGTTTGGATAAGGTGGAAACAGCCATATTGGCAGCCACATTGGAAACAATCGATAGGGTGGGACCTTGTTTAGCCACTGTTAAGGTGCTGAATGTCGAGGATATCCGTATTAAAAAGAGACAATATATTACAAATAGGGCAAAGGAGCTCCTAAAAACTCTCGTAGATAGCATGGTTGATACCTACGAAATTACCGAAGAGATAAAAGAATACATAAGAACTGAGGAAATAATTGAATATGGGGAAGATAAACTTCCAGCTGGACCTAATATAGACAATTCAGATGCCATAATTGTAGTAGAGGGCAGGGCTGATGTTATAAATCTATTAAGATGCGGTATAAAAAACGCCATAGCTGTTGAAGGAACATCAATTCCAAAATCTATAATGGAACTTTCAAGGAAAAAAACCACGACAATATTTACCGATGGTGATAGGGGAGGGGAGCTCATATTAAAGGAAGCTCTTCAAACATGTGACATAGATTATATTGCAAGAGCTCCGCATGGAAGAGAAGTTGAGGAGTTATCCAAAAAAGAGATTGTGAAATATTTAAGGTCAAAGATTCCAATTGAACAGTATATCCAATTAAATGCCAACAAGAGCAGTATTACAAATTGCTGTGATACTAATATAAGTAGTAAGAATGGTAAAACTAATGAAGTAATAAAAGAAACTAATCTTTTAAATACCTACGATATATGCAATAAAAAAGCTACATTTAAAGCAGCAGGATCTTTAATTAATGAAGAAAGAACCACTGCTATCGATAATAATAATGACGATAATATCAATAAATATAATAAAATTAATGTAAATAATGATGTCAATAATGAATATAATTATGATAATGAAACTAATTACAATATGAATGATATTGAAGATTCATCCAATGTTTTAAACACATCAAGTGATATATTAGAAAACAAAGAAAACACCACAGAAATCCACAATATTAATAATGATTATTTACAGTTAGATTCATATGCTCCAATGTCTTGTGAGGTATTTAAAACTGATGACTATGAAGCACAGTTAAATTATATTATATCTTCAATAAGAGAGATTTCAGGAACTAACAAAGTAAAAATAATTGGAGAAGGATTTGAAGAAGTTAAATCTATCGAAGAATTGTGCGAATGTGCAGATAATTTAAATATCGATTTTTTTATATCGGATATGCCCATAACTCAAAAGATAGTGGATTTATTTTATAAAAATACTTCAATAATGATAGGTAAAGAAGTAGATATTGCAAAAAAACCTGCAAATTTAAGAATTTTTTCATATAATAATTTTAAACAACATAATTAG
- a CDS encoding UPF0058 family protein — protein sequence MHKDELIQLHQLLVYMRKNLTKKFGHSIDEYFENYDALKIYPHHIHRTKSEHTYAIFLLSSGIAKILSEYGNVPRSVSSRLKDTGEKIEKEIARKKRQ from the coding sequence ATGCATAAGGATGAGCTCATCCAATTACATCAACTTTTGGTATATATGAGAAAGAATTTAACAAAAAAATTTGGGCATTCAATTGACGAATATTTTGAAAATTACGATGCATTGAAAATATATCCCCACCACATACATAGAACAAAATCTGAACATACCTACGCCATATTTTTACTTTCGAGTGGCATTGCAAAGATATTATCAGAATATGGCAATGTGCCAAGAAGTGTATCGAGTAGATTAAAGGATACTGGTGAAAAAATAGAGAAAGAAATTGCTAGAAAAAAGAGACAATGA
- a CDS encoding UbiD family decarboxylase yields the protein MIKELINSIDKIEIESADKKYEITKILKKYDGKPVYIKDVNGYKVIGNLCNRETIARSLGIDVNDLMNYMLNAMDNEKNGELIVDNSLKEQYISDDLDKINEYPIPIYYEKDAGPYLTSGVVIVKDKDYGVNASIHRILVKDNHLVIRMVEQRHLHYIYNKNIKDGDVDVAVVIGAHPAVLLAAATSGDITFNELKYASALMKKPLKLVKCDTVDLEVPAGEYIIEGKITSEMDDEGPFVDITGTYDTVRKQPVIKITALKRKKDAIFHALLPGGVEHKILMGLPQEPRMYRGIRNTIPSVKNVALTEGGCCWLHAVVSIEKKTEGDGKNAILAALASHPSLKHVVVVDDDINIYDPNDVEYAIATRAQADRDIIIIKDAKGSSLDPSGDHENKLTAKMGIDATISLKKNRDEFIRAKIPDDE from the coding sequence ATGATTAAGGAATTGATTAATTCAATAGACAAAATTGAAATAGAATCAGCAGACAAAAAGTATGAGATAACAAAGATTTTAAAAAAATACGATGGAAAGCCCGTTTATATAAAAGATGTGAATGGCTATAAAGTTATAGGGAATCTTTGCAATAGGGAAACAATAGCAAGAAGTCTTGGAATAGATGTAAATGATTTAATGAATTATATGTTAAACGCCATGGATAATGAAAAAAATGGGGAATTGATAGTGGACAATAGTTTAAAGGAACAGTATATAAGTGATGATTTGGATAAAATAAATGAATATCCCATACCTATATACTATGAAAAAGATGCTGGACCTTATCTTACATCGGGGGTTGTAATAGTTAAGGATAAAGATTATGGGGTAAATGCTTCTATCCACAGAATATTGGTTAAGGATAACCATTTAGTAATTAGGATGGTAGAGCAGAGACATTTGCATTATATTTACAATAAAAATATTAAAGATGGGGATGTAGATGTGGCAGTAGTTATAGGAGCTCACCCAGCTGTGCTATTGGCAGCAGCAACCTCGGGAGATATAACATTTAATGAATTGAAATATGCCTCTGCGTTAATGAAAAAACCCTTAAAACTGGTTAAATGCGATACTGTGGATTTAGAAGTCCCTGCTGGTGAATATATTATTGAAGGAAAGATAACCTCAGAAATGGATGATGAAGGTCCTTTTGTGGATATTACTGGAACCTACGATACTGTTAGAAAGCAGCCTGTAATAAAAATAACTGCACTGAAAAGAAAAAAAGATGCCATATTCCACGCCTTACTTCCTGGTGGAGTTGAGCATAAGATTTTAATGGGATTACCTCAGGAGCCAAGAATGTATAGGGGTATTAGAAACACCATTCCATCGGTAAAAAATGTAGCATTAACAGAAGGTGGATGTTGCTGGCTACATGCTGTGGTTTCGATTGAAAAGAAAACCGAAGGAGATGGAAAAAATGCTATACTTGCAGCACTTGCCTCTCATCCAAGTTTAAAACATGTTGTAGTTGTAGATGACGATATAAACATCTATGACCCAAATGATGTGGAGTATGCCATAGCCACAAGAGCTCAGGCAGATAGGGATATAATTATTATAAAAGATGCAAAAGGTTCCTCATTAGACCCATCAGGAGACCATGAAAATAAATTAACAGCAAAAATGGGCATTGATGCTACAATAAGCTTAAAGAAAAATAGGGATGAATTTATTAGGGCTAAAATTCCTGATGATGAATAA
- the rplJ gene encoding 50S ribosomal protein L16, producing MALRPGRCYRDVDKPAYTRKKYIRGVPQPKVVHYVMGNVSVEFPVEVHLIAKDNVQIRHNALESARIVGNKYTQNKCGKLGYKFQIRVYPHQILRENKMAAGAGADRISDGMRLAFGKPIGTAARVKKGQKIITISTTPEKVNDVKEALRRCAMKMPVKCKIEIGKGAELVKN from the coding sequence ATGGCACTAAGACCAGGTAGATGTTATAGAGATGTAGATAAACCAGCATATACAAGAAAAAAATACATAAGAGGAGTTCCACAACCAAAAGTTGTTCATTATGTAATGGGTAATGTTAGTGTTGAATTCCCAGTAGAAGTGCATTTAATAGCCAAAGATAATGTCCAGATAAGACATAATGCATTGGAATCCGCAAGGATTGTAGGAAACAAATACACACAAAACAAATGCGGTAAATTAGGATATAAATTCCAGATAAGAGTATATCCTCACCAAATATTAAGAGAAAACAAAATGGCAGCAGGAGCAGGAGCAGACAGGATTTCCGATGGAATGAGATTGGCATTTGGAAAACCTATCGGAACAGCTGCAAGAGTAAAAAAAGGTCAAAAAATCATTACAATTTCAACAACTCCTGAAAAAGTAAATGATGTTAAAGAAGCTTTAAGAAGATGTGCTATGAAAATGCCTGTAAAATGTAAAATAGAAATAGGAAAAGGAGCAGAATTGGTTAAAAACTAA
- the engB gene encoding GTP-binding protein EngB: protein MDDEFKKNLEKFKKMAKSKNIEEKPQVIVVGRSNVGKSTLVRLITKKNVRVGKKPGVTLKINKYDMGNYILVDLPGFGFMTGLDDKVQDKIKDEIVKYIEDNKEKIACSIILIDAKAFPEIVDRWDKRDEIPIDIEMFDFLNELKLNPIILINKMDKIKKNLWDEHLDDIVELFGYPAPWRQWLDMVVIGILKDGEGLKDILYKINYHVSLYIKRNKK from the coding sequence ATGGACGATGAATTTAAAAAGAATCTTGAAAAATTTAAAAAAATGGCTAAATCAAAAAATATTGAAGAAAAACCTCAAGTTATCGTTGTAGGACGCTCCAATGTTGGAAAATCCACACTTGTAAGATTAATTACTAAAAAAAATGTTAGAGTTGGAAAAAAACCGGGTGTAACCTTAAAGATAAACAAATATGATATGGGAAATTATATATTGGTAGATTTACCAGGATTTGGATTTATGACTGGTCTTGATGATAAGGTTCAAGATAAGATAAAGGATGAGATTGTAAAGTATATTGAGGATAATAAGGAAAAAATTGCCTGTTCTATAATATTAATAGATGCTAAGGCTTTTCCAGAAATCGTTGATAGATGGGATAAGCGGGATGAGATTCCTATAGATATTGAAATGTTTGATTTTTTGAATGAACTAAAATTAAATCCAATCATTTTAATAAATAAAATGGATAAGATAAAAAAGAATTTATGGGATGAACATTTGGATGATATAGTTGAATTATTTGGATATCCTGCACCTTGGAGACAGTGGCTCGATATGGTAGTTATTGGAATTCTAAAAGATGGAGAAGGATTAAAAGATATCCTTTATAAAATAAATTATCATGTGAGCTTATATATAAAAAGGAATAAAAAGTAA
- a CDS encoding glycoside hydrolase family 15 protein, with product MVGIIGNGKSLAKLDDAGSIEYMFFPHLGFEKHIFDSAFAIYCEGKLKWHWDYSWKISQGYLKDTNVLKTIYEDDDFIIVFRDYMSISHDVLVRRIVITNKKEEEKKHLKLFFYENLRIGEYPKENTVKFLKNKNCLIKYDGKYVFCIGSGKKISSYQCGIRSSESSAYNDIENGILKEQDTAKGLITDSALCWDIELKPFQKAVIPIYILVKQYDNDYHKIMDLIDVFKVVDKNSRDIYNLSLTYWKGIIQDMATHISTNIAINIKNGKYIDTCKRSLLTILMLCNHKGGIIASPSLYPDYRYVWNRDATYMAVALDLCGIYAMSEKYFDWCKKTQNNDGSWIQNYYINGNPRLTAIQNDQVGTTIWGALIHYRITHDKTFLKRHWNMIKKAANYLAKTAKNLSPCYDLWEEKYGVFAYTVGATYGGLKSACNIMDILEKECEYKFNDDENCFELWSSAIKSLKNSVDNLFYLKEENRFAKSINPLDKTIDTSILGLSFPYNLVPADDPRMIATALQIEKAFNYKIGGIGRYPEDVYFGGNPWIITTLWLYMYYKQLIKLLSKDIESMSMNINTNMITENIKSNKNSNKNSNKYTKNTKNNNNNEKETKEDKFIKSLNIKHINKDILTKEDLIKHCNEKCNELFDWVLENHQYNGLFPEQVHKDIGAPISAIPLGWSHAFVIMAIHNNDYDILLP from the coding sequence ATGGTAGGAATTATAGGAAATGGGAAATCTCTTGCAAAATTGGATGATGCAGGGTCTATTGAATACATGTTCTTTCCACATTTGGGTTTTGAAAAGCATATATTCGATTCTGCATTTGCAATATATTGCGAGGGCAAATTAAAATGGCACTGGGATTATTCATGGAAAATTAGTCAAGGATATTTAAAAGATACAAATGTTTTAAAAACAATATATGAAGATGATGACTTTATAATAGTATTTAGGGATTATATGTCCATATCCCATGATGTATTGGTTAGAAGAATAGTTATCACCAATAAAAAAGAAGAAGAAAAAAAACATTTAAAGCTATTTTTTTATGAAAATTTAAGAATTGGTGAATACCCAAAGGAAAATACAGTGAAATTTTTAAAAAATAAGAATTGTTTAATTAAATATGATGGAAAGTATGTTTTCTGCATAGGGAGTGGAAAAAAAATATCATCCTATCAATGCGGTATAAGGTCTTCTGAAAGTAGTGCCTATAACGATATTGAAAACGGCATATTAAAAGAACAGGACACTGCTAAGGGGTTAATAACAGATAGTGCATTATGCTGGGATATTGAACTAAAACCATTCCAAAAGGCAGTTATTCCAATATATATACTTGTAAAGCAATACGATAACGATTACCACAAAATTATGGATTTGATAGATGTATTTAAGGTGGTTGATAAAAATAGTAGGGATATATATAACCTTTCTTTGACATATTGGAAAGGCATTATTCAAGATATGGCTACCCATATATCTACAAATATTGCAATAAATATTAAAAATGGAAAATATATTGATACATGTAAAAGGTCTTTACTAACAATCCTTATGCTATGTAATCATAAAGGGGGCATAATAGCTTCACCATCATTATACCCTGATTATAGGTATGTATGGAATAGAGATGCAACTTATATGGCTGTTGCATTGGATTTATGTGGAATATATGCCATGAGTGAGAAATATTTTGATTGGTGCAAAAAAACCCAAAATAACGATGGTTCATGGATTCAAAATTATTACATCAATGGAAACCCAAGATTAACTGCAATACAAAATGACCAAGTTGGCACCACTATATGGGGAGCCCTTATTCATTATAGAATTACCCATGATAAAACATTCTTAAAAAGACATTGGAATATGATAAAAAAAGCTGCAAATTATTTGGCAAAAACTGCGAAGAACCTTTCTCCATGTTATGATTTATGGGAAGAAAAATATGGTGTATTTGCATATACAGTTGGTGCAACATACGGCGGTTTAAAATCTGCCTGTAATATTATGGATATATTGGAAAAAGAATGTGAATATAAATTCAATGATGACGAAAACTGTTTCGAATTATGGAGCTCAGCTATCAAGTCATTAAAAAACAGCGTTGATAATTTATTTTATTTAAAAGAAGAAAATAGATTTGCAAAATCTATAAATCCACTTGATAAAACCATAGATACAAGCATATTGGGGTTAAGCTTCCCTTATAATTTAGTTCCAGCGGACGACCCAAGGATGATAGCAACGGCATTGCAGATTGAAAAGGCATTTAATTACAAAATAGGTGGAATTGGAAGATATCCTGAGGATGTATATTTTGGAGGCAATCCATGGATAATAACAACCTTGTGGTTATACATGTATTATAAACAGTTGATTAAATTGTTATCAAAAGATATAGAAAGTATGAGCATGAATATTAATACGAATATGATTACGGAAAATATCAAAAGTAATAAAAATAGTAATAAAAATAGTAATAAATATACTAAAAATACTAAAAATAATAATAACAATGAGAAGGAGACAAAAGAAGATAAATTTATTAAATCCCTCAATATAAAACATATAAACAAGGACATACTTACAAAAGAAGACCTTATTAAACACTGTAATGAAAAATGCAACGAATTGTTTGATTGGGTATTGGAGAATCACCAATATAATGGGCTATTTCCTGAACAGGTGCATAAAGATATAGGAGCTCCGATATCTGCAATTCCACTTGGGTGGTCTCATGCCTTTGTAATAATGGCAATCCATAACAATGACTACGATATATTACTTCCATAA
- a CDS encoding winged helix-turn-helix domain-containing protein, with product MEDIWLKIGEAAGKIYHILEEGERNISKLKELLRKEGYNETIVVMAIGWLAREDNVVIMKDGRKWIIKLKK from the coding sequence ATGGAAGATATATGGCTAAAAATAGGTGAAGCCGCTGGTAAAATTTATCACATATTAGAAGAGGGTGAAAGAAATATTTCAAAATTAAAAGAATTACTTAGGAAAGAGGGCTATAATGAAACCATTGTTGTTATGGCAATAGGATGGCTTGCAAGGGAAGATAATGTGGTTATTATGAAAGACGGGAGGAAATGGATAATAAAGTTAAAAAAATGA
- a CDS encoding glycosyltransferase family 4 protein, which produces MKIAMITWEYPPIMVGGLSVHCKGLAEALVRAGHDVDVITVGYELPEYENINGVNVHRVKPIGHPNFLTWATFMAHFMEKKLGSLGVDNYDIIHCHDWMTHFVGSSVKHLLNKPYIQSIHSTEQGRCGGIYSDDSRAINDIEWWSTYESHAVITVSNSIKEEICSTFNTPWDKVNVIYNGINPWEFDIPMDDNEKNEFRAHIGIQPYEKMILFVGRLVYQKGVEYLIRATPKILEQHPNSKIVIAGSGDMRGYLEDLAFQLGCRDKILFLGFVGGDMLKKLFKSADVAVIPSVYEPFGIVALEAMAAGAPVVASSVGGLKEIIQHEHNGVLVYPKNPDSIAWGVNKVLSDEGFKEWIVNNAKHDVYTKYSWDVVANRTVDVYNKVINSI; this is translated from the coding sequence ATGAAAATAGCTATGATAACATGGGAATATCCACCGATTATGGTGGGGGGATTATCTGTTCATTGTAAAGGTCTTGCTGAGGCACTTGTTAGAGCTGGACATGATGTCGATGTAATTACCGTAGGGTATGAGCTCCCAGAATATGAAAATATTAATGGGGTAAATGTTCATCGTGTAAAACCCATAGGGCATCCTAATTTTTTAACATGGGCTACATTTATGGCTCATTTCATGGAAAAAAAATTGGGTTCATTAGGTGTAGATAATTACGACATAATACATTGCCATGATTGGATGACGCATTTTGTGGGTAGTAGTGTAAAACATCTCCTTAACAAGCCATATATTCAATCCATTCATAGCACAGAACAGGGGAGATGTGGAGGAATTTACTCAGATGATTCAAGGGCTATAAATGACATAGAATGGTGGAGCACCTATGAATCCCATGCCGTTATTACAGTTAGCAACTCCATAAAAGAGGAAATTTGTTCAACATTTAATACCCCTTGGGATAAGGTAAATGTAATATACAATGGAATAAATCCATGGGAATTTGATATACCTATGGATGATAATGAAAAAAATGAGTTCAGAGCTCATATTGGAATCCAGCCTTATGAAAAAATGATATTGTTTGTAGGAAGGTTGGTTTATCAGAAAGGTGTAGAATATTTAATAAGGGCCACTCCTAAGATTCTTGAACAGCACCCAAATTCAAAGATAGTAATAGCTGGTTCTGGCGATATGAGGGGATATTTAGAGGATTTAGCATTTCAACTTGGATGCAGGGATAAAATACTATTTTTAGGATTTGTAGGAGGAGATATGCTAAAAAAACTTTTTAAATCTGCGGATGTAGCTGTTATTCCATCTGTTTATGAACCATTTGGAATTGTAGCACTTGAAGCTATGGCAGCCGGAGCTCCGGTGGTTGCAAGTAGTGTTGGAGGATTAAAAGAAATTATACAGCATGAGCATAATGGAGTTTTGGTATATCCTAAAAATCCAGATTCTATTGCATGGGGTGTTAATAAGGTTCTTTCAGATGAAGGATTCAAGGAATGGATTGTAAATAATGCAAAACATGATGTATATACAAAATACAGTTGGGATGTTGTAGCGAATAGAACAGTTGATGTATACAATAAAGTGATAAACTCCATTTAA